The following coding sequences lie in one Gorilla gorilla gorilla isolate KB3781 chromosome 5, NHGRI_mGorGor1-v2.1_pri, whole genome shotgun sequence genomic window:
- the OR10C1 gene encoding LOW QUALITY PROTEIN: olfactory receptor 10C1 (The sequence of the model RefSeq protein was modified relative to this genomic sequence to represent the inferred CDS: substituted 1 base at 1 genomic stop codon) — MSANTSMVTEFLLLSFSHLANLQGLLFSVFLTIYLLTVAGNFLIVVLVSTDAALQSPMHFFLRTLSALEIGYTSVTVPLLLHHLLTGQRHISRSGCALQMFFFLFFGATECCLLAAMAYDRYAAICEPLRYSLLLSHRVCLQLAGSAWACGVLVGLGHTSFIFFLPSAAPNAIVQFFCEIQPVLXLVYGDTSLNELQIIMAAALLILCPFGLILGSYGRILVTIFRIPSVAGLRKAFSTCSSHLIVVSLFYGTAIFIYIRPKASYDPATDPLVSLFYAMVTPILNPIIYSLRNTEVKAALKRTIQKTVPMEI, encoded by the coding sequence ATCTACCTGCTGACCGTGGCAGGCAATTTCCTCATTGTGGTGCTGGTCTCCACTGATGCTGCCCTCCAGTCCCCTATGCACTTCTTCCTGCGCACCCTCTCGGCCTTGGAGATTGGCTATACGTCTGTCACGGTCCCCCTGCTACTTCACCACCTCCTTACTGGCCAGCGCCACATCTCTCGCTCTGGATGTGCTCTCCAGatgttcttcttcctcttctttggcGCCACGGAGTGCTGCCTCCTGGCAGCCATGGCCTATGACCGCTATGCAGCCATCTGTGAACCCCTCCGCTACTCACTGCTGCTGAGCCACCGGGTGTGTCTACAGCTAGCTGGGTCGGCGTGGGCCTGTGGGGTGCTGGTGGGGCTGGGCCATACCTCTTTCATCTTCTTTTTGCCCTCTGCAGCCCCAAATGCCATCGTGCAGTTCTTCTGTGAGATCCAGCCTGTCCTGTAGCTGGTATATGGAGACACCTCGCTTAATGAACTGCAGATTATCATGGCAGCAGCCCTCCTCATCCTCTGTCCCTTTGGCCTCATCCTGGGCTCCTACGGGCGTATCCTCGTTACCATCTTCCGGATCCCATCTGTTGCGGGCCTCCGCAAGGCCTTCTCCACCTGCTCCTCCCACCTGATCGTGGTCTCCCTCTTCTATGGCACCGCCATCTTTATCTATATTCGCCCTAAGGCCAGCTACGATCCGGCCACTGACCCTCTGGTGTCCCTCTTCTATGCTATGGTCACCCCCATCCTCAACCCCATCATCTACAGCCTGCGGAACACAGAGGTCAAAGCTGCCCTAAAGAGAACCATCCAGAAAACGGTGCCTATGGAGATTTGA